The following DNA comes from Gordonia zhaorongruii.
CCGTCGACGATCTCGGTTTGTCTCGCCCCAGCCTCGACGACGTCTTCCTCAGCCTCACCGGCCACCTCGCCGAACCGTCCGCACCGGTCGCGGACTCCGATTCCGAAGGAGCCAGCGCATGAGTGCGCCCACTGCCGATCCGCGATTGGCGATTCATCCACCGAGCGTCTGGCGACAGACGACGATCATGGTGAAACGCAGCCTCATTCACACCAAGCGAATGCCCGAGATGCTGTCGGACGTGACGGCGCAGCCGATCATGTTCGTAGTGCTGTTCGCGTTCGTCTTCGGTCCCGCCATGCCGATTCCCGGTGGCGGGAGCTACCGGGAGTACCTGCTGCCGGGCATCATGGGCCAGACCATCGTGTTCACTGCGTTCATCGTGTCGAACGGCATCACCGCCGACGTCGACAAGGGCATCGTCGACCGCTTCCGCTCATTGCCGATCAACCGGACGTCGTACCTGCTGGGTCGCGCGATCGCATCGTTGATGCACTCTTCGATCGGCATCGTCGTGATGGCCCTGACCGGGCTGGCGATCGGCTGGCGGATCCACACCTCGTTCCTCGAGGGGATCGTCGGGTTCGCGATGGTGCTGGTATTCGGTTTCGGAATGATCTGGTTCGGCATTCTCGTCGGTTCGTGGCTGCGGTCGGTGGAGGCGGTGAACGGCTTCATGTTCACGATTCTGTTCCCACTGACGTTCCTGTCGAACGCATTCGTCCCCACGGCTCCGATGGCCCCATGGCTGCGCGCGATCGCCGAGTGGAACCCCATATCGTCCCTGGTTCAGGCAATGCGGCAGCTGTGGGGAAATGGCCCGCCTGCCGGCCCGGAAGCAGCACTGCCACTGCATCATCCGATCCTGTCGACGGTGCTGTGGTCCGTGGCGCTGACAGCGATCTTCGCGCCGTTCGCGCTCCGCGCTTTCCGCCGCCGCACGGCCGACTAATGAGAGTCGTGGGAGAGGTGCACGCGAGGTGACCGATGACGAGCGCCGACCCAACGAGACCCCGGCTGAGCAACTGGACCGCAATTGGTTCAGCCTGTTGCAGGAGTTGAGGGTCGTTCAGACCGGGGTGCAGATCCTCACCGGACTGCTCCTGACGCTCCCGTTCCAACAGCGTTTCGAGGACTTGGACCACGTCGGCCGGATCGTGTACATCGTGGCCGTCTGTTCGTCCGTCCTGGCCACAGCCGCCTTGGTCGCTCCCGTCATCATGCATCGCCTATTGTTCCGCCGTTACGCTCTCGCCCGTCTCGTCCGGGTCGCCCACCTGCTCACGATTCTCGGCGTGGCGATGCTCGGCATCTCGGTCACGGCAGTTCTCGCCCTGATCTTCGGCGTGGTCCTCGGACCGGTCGCCGCCGGCACGGCAGCCGGCGTCGGTGCGCTGCTGTTCGTGCTCTTATGGCTGGTCCTTCCGTTCAGCCTTCGGCGAGACCTGTCTCCGCATGCAGGTCCACACGAGTAGACGTCATCGCTTACGCGGTCCGGGAAAGAGCATCCAGCGGGTCCGCGTACAGAGCATCGAGTGCGACCGCACCTGCCGCCTTCTGTTGAACGGTGATCGCCGAGCGCGCCACTCGGACATCGCGCTGGGTGACCACCGATGTGGCACGCAACGCCTTGCTCACCGCAGGCAACGACTCCGGGTAGTCCGTGAACGCCTGTCCGCCCAGGATCACATGATCCGGGTTGAAGATGTCAGAGATCAGAGCGACCGTGCGGCCGAGGACCTCGGCCCGCTCGATCAGGATCGCGTGCGCTACCTCGTTCCCGGTCCGTGCGGCGGTGCGAAGGCCATCGATCGAGGAGATATCCAGCCCGGCACTCGCTGCGGCATGCAGGATTCCGGAGTCGCCTACCGCGTCCTCCAGTCGACCCGTGCCGTCCGGGTCGAGGTACTGCGTCGTACCGGTCGGGAAGTGCCCGATGGTGGGCGGCCCCGCGGCCGGGGTGTGCACGGTGCCGTCGACGCTGAACGCGATGCCGACCATCTCCCGTGCATAGAAGTACAGGAAGTTCTGTCCCTGCTCGGACGGGTTGACGACCAGTTCGGCAGCGGCCATCGCCTCGACGTGCGAAGCCACCGAGACGGGAAGACCGATGCTCTCGGCGATCACACGTCCAACCGGCACGCCCTGCCAGCCGAGGCGCGGATGATCGACGACCCCGCCGTCGGCCACGCGACCGCCGATGGCGACGCCCGCCCACAGGAGTCGCTTGCCGACCCACCGATCGGCGAACCGGCGCGCACTCTCACCGATCGAGGCGACGATCTCCTCTGCGGTTCCGGTCTGCGGAGTGGGGATGGCGATCGCCCCGGCCACCCGGTGCATCAGGTCGTGAGTGGTGATCGACGTGGTCTTGAAACCGATGTGGATTCCGATGGTCAGGAAGCCCGCGGTGTTGATCTCGAACGGCACCCGCGGACGGCCGACGGCTCCAGGCGGAGTGAGATCTGCACGCTCACGGATGAGGCCCGCCTTCAGAAGCGCGCTCACCTGCCGGTTGACAGTCGAGATCGACAGGCCGGTGATCGCCGCCGCATCGTCGCGGAACACCGGGCCGGAGACCCGGGCGGTGCGGAGCACGAGCGCTGCCGCCTTCGTGGACAGCTGCAGCCCGGCCGTACGGACGTACGGCGCGCTCGGAGCGAGTCGGGGCGTCGACGGGGTCGGCCGCTGGCCGTTGATCGGCCGGACGGGGACGTCGACCGGAGCCGTCGAGACGGGGAGGGGACGGGAAAGGGTGGAAGTCATCTTCTGTTGGATCCTTGTGCCGGACGCGTCACCGCCGAAGGTTCGGCGGTGCGCAGCGTTGGTCGATGCCCACACAGATCAGGTGGGCGTAAAGCAGCTGGTTCAGCGCATTCGACGGCGACAGAGGATCCGAGCCAACGGCAGGCGGCATCCCAGAGCGGTCGTCTCGTAGGAGACCTCCGGGATCGCGTACGGCTGGCTGGTCATGAAGCCGAAGCTAGCAAGGCACCGCACCGTTGGCAAGCGGCGGGTGATGGCTACTGTGAAACAGTGACGACTGACACGTTCGACGATCGCCCCCGCGACGCGGAATCGGCGGCGTGAAGTGGGGGCCATCTACCTCGTACGGCACGGTCAGGCTCCAGCGCACGCCTACGGTGTCGGCGTCCCGGATCCCCTTGCTCCGGGACTCACCGAACTCGGTGAGAGACAGGCGCATCGCACGGGACGGGCGCTCACTGCACAGGTGCGGACTTTCGACGCGGCCATCTCCGGTGATCTCCCCCGGCAGCGCGCGACCCTGCACGGAGTTCTGTCGATGTTCGACTCTCGACCGGAGGTCGTAGTCGACCCGGCGTGGAGCGAGTACGCCCTCCCGCCTGCGCTATCGGCGGTGCCCTCCGAGTTCTACGCCGATCGCGCCAGGTACCAGGACGAGCTCGATCAGGGCCTCGACCGCTGGATCGCCGGCGCGGACGAGGGGACCGACGAGACGTACGCCGCGTTCGCCGACCGCACGCGCGACGCCGCGCGCCGCGCCGCGGAACTCGCCGGCACCGGCAGGTCCGTGCTGGTGGTCTCGTCCGCAGGCACCATCACCCAGCTCATCGCTCAGCTCTGGAACGTCCCGGATGCGCGGTGGCCGACGCTGTCGCGGACCTTCGTGAACGCATCGGTCACCAAACTGATCGCGGGAGGTCGCGGCCTGACCGTCGTGTCGGTGAACGAGCACGCACACCTGGCCGGCGACCTGATGACGTACCGGTAGGTTCCGTCGCTCAGGCCCGGTGCATGTTCTCGCCCGGCCGCGACAGGATCGCCTGCGGCAGCACCGCCCAGCGGGAGAGTTCGGTGACGGCGTGAGCGACGGAGGCGACGTCGTCGCCGGAGATCATCTCGCCTGCCGGGATGGCGTCCTCGCCCTTCGTCCACTCCGACATGTCGGTGTCGACGTAGCCGGGTGCGATGGAGGTCGCCGAGATCCCGTTCCGCGACTCCTCGAGATTGAACGTCTCGCATAGGGAGATGAGCGCGGCCTTCGTCGCCCCGTACGCGGACAGCTGAGGCTCCGGGTACACACCGGTGATCGACGAGACGGCGATGACCTTGGCCGCGCCCGTGGCATCGGCGGCGGTGCGCAGGGCGGGCAGCAGCGACTGCATCAGCTGGAACGGCGCGCGGACGTTCACCTGGTACAGGCGGTCGAGACGTCGCACGGGGAGTTCGGCGAACCGGCCCATCGCGCCCATGCCCGCATTGATGACGAGGGCGTCGCATCGCCCGTACTCGTCCCCGTGCCGGCGCACCAGATTCGCCACGGCTTCGTCGTCGGTCATGTCGGCAGGTACGGCCAGCACTCGGCCACCGTGGCTACGCAACTGCGACGCACGTTCGTCGAGCGCCTCGGCACCGCGCGCGCTGATGGTCAGGTCCCAGCCCTCGCGGGCGAAGCGCTCCGCGATCGCGGCGCCGATTCCCCGCGATCCGCCGGTGACCATCGCGACCCTCCTGGATGTCACGACACCGCCGCCAATCCTCGCGCGATGAACGACGCCGTGGCTTCGGCCGCCCGTTCGGCACCGGACGCGCCGGACGAACCGCCCTTGAGCGCCCGGTGGGTGATCCCTTCGGCGATGACCCCGAGTTTCAGGTTCGCCAGACCGAGATAGAAGTTCCAGTCCCCCAGATCGGCGCCGGTCGCCTCCGCGTAGCGCTGGGCGAGCCCGTCCGCATCCGGGTAGCGGTCGCTGGTCCAGGCGGCTTCGAACCCGAGGACGGCGGAGAACACCGGCTCGCGATAGATGCACATCATCGCCACGTCGGTGATCGGGTCGCCGAGCGCAGACAGCTCCCAGTCGACGACCGCGGCCACGCGGCCCGGGTCGTCGGGCGACAGGATCGTGTTGTCGATGCGGTAGTCCCCGTGGACGATCGTGTTCCGAGCGTGTGCCGGAATCCGATCGGCGAGCAGCCCGACGAGGCGATCCACATCCGGTAGGTCGCGGGTCTTCACCAGCCCCCACTGCCTCGCCCAGAGCTTCACCTGCCGGGCCGCGAAACCGTCCGGCCTGCCGAACTCACCCAGCCCGACGTCCCGGTAATCGACGGCGTGCAGGTCGGCGAGTGTGCGGATCAGACCGTCCGCACTCGCGGTCACCTCGTCGTCGGTGAGTGAATCCAGATCCGCGGCCGATCGGAAGATCGGTCCGTCGACGAACTGGACCACCGTGCAGGGCGCACCGATGATATCGCCGGAGCGATCGAACGCGACCGCCTCCGCCACCGGCACCGCGGTGCCGGCCAGTGCCGTCGTGACATCCCACTCGCGCCCCATGTCGTGCGCCGACGGAGTCAGGCCGGCAGTCGGCGGACGGCGAGCGACCCAGTGGTGCACATCGTCGCGAACGTCGAACGTCAGGTTCGACCGACCGCCGCTGATGAGGTCGATGCGCAGGTCGCCCGTCACGTCTGCATCGCTCTCGACGAGCAGGCGGCGAAGATCCTCGGTCCTGAGCCCTGGGTGGTCGGTCATGCGGTCGTCCTTTCGTCTCGGGCCTTGCGCGCCCGGCCCACCGCGCGTTTCGCGATCGCCCAGCGATGCACTTCGGACGGTCCGTCGTAGATCCGGAAGGGCCGCAGTTCATTCGCGAGTCGAGCGAGCGGCAGGTCCTCGGAGACGCCGAGCCCGCCGCACATCTGGATCGCACGATCGGCGACCCTGGAGAACGCCTCGGCGCCGAAGGTCTTCGCGATCGAGGTCGCATCCGATGCGTTCGACCCCTGATCCAGCTCCCAGCAGGCCCGGACGAGGAGCGAGCGCGCTGCCGCGAGGTCGATCTCGTTGTCGGCCACCATCTGCTGGATCATGCCGAGATCGCCCAGCCGACCGCCGAAGCCCTGGCGTTCATCCACGTACCGCAGCGCCACCTCGTGGGCTCGCACCGCCGATCCCATCCAGCGCATCACATGCGTCATCCGTGCGGGCCCGAGACGCACCTGGGCGTAGCGGTAGCCTTCATCGACCGCGCCGAGCACGTCCTCGTCTGGGACGAACACATCGGTGAACGTCATCTCGCAGTGTCCGCCGATCATCGACTTATCGACTGTGTGCACATGCCGGTCGATCGTGATGCCTGGTGCGGTGCCGGGGGCGAGGAACATCGTCGCGCCGCCTCGATCACCGGGGTCACCCGATGTCCGCGCCATGACGATGAAGAAGTCGGCGCCGTCGGCGCCGGTGATGAACCGCTTGCGGCCGTTGATCCGCCAGCCGCCATCCACCCGTGCGGCGATCGTGCTCAGCGCGTTGGGGTCCGCACCTGCGCCTGGGGACGGCTCGGTCATCGCGAAGGCACTGCGCACGTCACCCGCGGCGAGCGGCGCCAGGTACTCGTGACGCTGC
Coding sequences within:
- a CDS encoding phosphotransferase family protein: MTDHPGLRTEDLRRLLVESDADVTGDLRIDLISGGRSNLTFDVRDDVHHWVARRPPTAGLTPSAHDMGREWDVTTALAGTAVPVAEAVAFDRSGDIIGAPCTVVQFVDGPIFRSAADLDSLTDDEVTASADGLIRTLADLHAVDYRDVGLGEFGRPDGFAARQVKLWARQWGLVKTRDLPDVDRLVGLLADRIPAHARNTIVHGDYRIDNTILSPDDPGRVAAVVDWELSALGDPITDVAMMCIYREPVFSAVLGFEAAWTSDRYPDADGLAQRYAEATGADLGDWNFYLGLANLKLGVIAEGITHRALKGGSSGASGAERAAEATASFIARGLAAVS
- a CDS encoding ROK family transcriptional regulator; translation: MTSTLSRPLPVSTAPVDVPVRPINGQRPTPSTPRLAPSAPYVRTAGLQLSTKAAALVLRTARVSGPVFRDDAAAITGLSISTVNRQVSALLKAGLIRERADLTPPGAVGRPRVPFEINTAGFLTIGIHIGFKTTSITTHDLMHRVAGAIAIPTPQTGTAEEIVASIGESARRFADRWVGKRLLWAGVAIGGRVADGGVVDHPRLGWQGVPVGRVIAESIGLPVSVASHVEAMAAAELVVNPSEQGQNFLYFYAREMVGIAFSVDGTVHTPAAGPPTIGHFPTGTTQYLDPDGTGRLEDAVGDSGILHAAASAGLDISSIDGLRTAARTGNEVAHAILIERAEVLGRTVALISDIFNPDHVILGGQAFTDYPESLPAVSKALRATSVVTQRDVRVARSAITVQQKAAGAVALDALYADPLDALSRTA
- a CDS encoding DUF6328 family protein; translation: MTDDERRPNETPAEQLDRNWFSLLQELRVVQTGVQILTGLLLTLPFQQRFEDLDHVGRIVYIVAVCSSVLATAALVAPVIMHRLLFRRYALARLVRVAHLLTILGVAMLGISVTAVLALIFGVVLGPVAAGTAAGVGALLFVLLWLVLPFSLRRDLSPHAGPHE
- a CDS encoding ABC transporter permease, translated to MSAPTADPRLAIHPPSVWRQTTIMVKRSLIHTKRMPEMLSDVTAQPIMFVVLFAFVFGPAMPIPGGGSYREYLLPGIMGQTIVFTAFIVSNGITADVDKGIVDRFRSLPINRTSYLLGRAIASLMHSSIGIVVMALTGLAIGWRIHTSFLEGIVGFAMVLVFGFGMIWFGILVGSWLRSVEAVNGFMFTILFPLTFLSNAFVPTAPMAPWLRAIAEWNPISSLVQAMRQLWGNGPPAGPEAALPLHHPILSTVLWSVALTAIFAPFALRAFRRRTAD
- a CDS encoding SDR family NAD(P)-dependent oxidoreductase → MVTGGSRGIGAAIAERFAREGWDLTISARGAEALDERASQLRSHGGRVLAVPADMTDDEAVANLVRRHGDEYGRCDALVINAGMGAMGRFAELPVRRLDRLYQVNVRAPFQLMQSLLPALRTAADATGAAKVIAVSSITGVYPEPQLSAYGATKAALISLCETFNLEESRNGISATSIAPGYVDTDMSEWTKGEDAIPAGEMISGDDVASVAHAVTELSRWAVLPQAILSRPGENMHRA
- a CDS encoding acyl-CoA dehydrogenase family protein: MPIDLSYRPEVSELAVTTTKFIAEHVLPVEERFAGDITAAGGDDCRRELNAEARKAGIFAPHAPEEFGGLGLSMSDRVPVFEAAGASTFGPVALHIGAPDEGNIHMLAHVADDRQRHEYLAPLAAGDVRSAFAMTEPSPGAGADPNALSTIAARVDGGWRINGRKRFITGADGADFFIVMARTSGDPGDRGGATMFLAPGTAPGITIDRHVHTVDKSMIGGHCEMTFTDVFVPDEDVLGAVDEGYRYAQVRLGPARMTHVMRWMGSAVRAHEVALRYVDERQGFGGRLGDLGMIQQMVADNEIDLAAARSLLVRACWELDQGSNASDATSIAKTFGAEAFSRVADRAIQMCGGLGVSEDLPLARLANELRPFRIYDGPSEVHRWAIAKRAVGRARKARDERTTA
- a CDS encoding histidine phosphatase family protein, translating into MGAIYLVRHGQAPAHAYGVGVPDPLAPGLTELGERQAHRTGRALTAQVRTFDAAISGDLPRQRATLHGVLSMFDSRPEVVVDPAWSEYALPPALSAVPSEFYADRARYQDELDQGLDRWIAGADEGTDETYAAFADRTRDAARRAAELAGTGRSVLVVSSAGTITQLIAQLWNVPDARWPTLSRTFVNASVTKLIAGGRGLTVVSVNEHAHLAGDLMTYR